One window of the Pieris brassicae chromosome 2, ilPieBrab1.1, whole genome shotgun sequence genome contains the following:
- the LOC123719971 gene encoding bromodomain adjacent to zinc finger domain protein 1A isoform X3, protein MPLLKRKAFEKSSASGYLRDDDEVFHCEITDEIFKDYEEYCERIILVNSMVWSCEMTGKNNLTYAEALETEKAARKSLRDFPMELRIPILYLATKTNRSSFAEMSEDVFNYVRERYFVGETVEACLEGDNWREAHILSVDSQTQHPDNKTMLPASAYCYEVEQYDENDSSATGQIGTAPYERIRRRKGIYSRDKNRLFLKQFVEMGPVITIKASAIEKYNINKVHFDQIFTGTSPIFPPSKKLLMSPSTSKVQAKPGSASKLKSMKSPQKGRQESMDKFVKKADKSDVSKPKIVNPEARKNAQELAMKMRRAEEQLRQRKEDEKAKKKEKTARVMAYMKEWQKVKDDLELEDHKVLPKGTPVLIEGIEPKHIGDFLSVLDFVHTYADVLKTKDVFHNELDWETFRKALTVKDSAGSFSDLIQMFLSAIFSLQEDEAEEYNEKGGIQESTVEKNSEETEMGVNRAIELATRASKWAQTYLGTPLSKLPLDPSTVSEVLRLHLLSSGSAAGSRCVAWRYHQRGGYSSNDDPGLHLRIQRPAILKRLTQKHVADLPMDDKFAILQCLMNQVLSYATVRDMVEDKFEEYKNLKQAYRLLQINERKREPQLATARMELRREAAAKKEQQKLTGDKAKQVDEQMKKDIDKITKESEQKKIEFEKKSKELQMQLFEFTNYLGMDRAFHRYWISRRLGGLFVEAGNEYRGTCRPKPVPLPERTPTDSADLLAYVTELYHSGAKEKGSDKENESGSNSRGNSPKKPLAHVNGVNNKMSPDSIERLRDLMVCTADANTCYVHGKSERPQWWVYTNEAQVDALIAALNKRGIREADLKHVLEMERNSLIEHLAKSPFAVNETSKAQTPLHPPATRRRAIRSSLVVPAECSLEEALELALRDHILELEEKIHHGCLGALKVKDREAWRGTIMLRSYDKQAEFLNWGPNKAFRDDTHLPDGTLRIPNGTEETEKEKPKNKYRDPVYYLEAPKSNGIKVEPVEDTKSEVIRGLASALLQVSQGIHHKYIKRPLGLDDKERKDREARNKPCDLDALERWEVSLMESRSIAALTLHLFVIDASVCWTASVLHASCKLCRRRTDPDNMLLCDGCNKGHHLYCLKPQLTSGLSYQKVPDGDWFCEQCKPKEKTPRKRRKLYTEESIEEPGDEDSDDDLSLGVCATCGSGGELGATCVACSNRYHMECAQPPLARAAKRWTCAECLAPPQSRAPAFRRRCAAAAMSSIQQYARNLHKRSYSTDSEDSEFNTALVKLKSKRSRGSKEPSPMANGNNRRSRKSKEDFNGGLTKRGKNSLTNGVHEDASYRKRRGKQDVKLHTEELQHLLRDALKHKDSWPFFEPVSIDDVPDYLDVITTPMDLNTVKQKLEDGQYTKDEEFLSDVALVFNNCYTYNQETHPVAKAGYRLEKYIIKRCQELNLPPLPESNPDDEDDVPLKRSLPESDETPQAKKARR, encoded by the exons ATGCCCCTGTTAAAAAGAAAAGCCTTTGAGAAATCATCGGCGTCAGGGTATCTGCGTGACGATGATGAAGTTTTTCACTGTGAAATCACCGATGAGATATTCAAGGATTATGA GGAGTACTGTGAAAGAATCATTCTCGTTAACTCGATGGTATGGTCATGTGAGATGACGGGAAAGAATAATTTGACGTATGCTGAAGCTCTGGAAACTGAAAAAGCTGCAAGGAAATCACTTAGAGATTTCCCAATGGAACTAAGAATACCAATACTTTATCTTGCTACCAAAACCAATAGGAGTTCTTTTGCTGAGATGTCTGAAGATGTGTTTAATTATGTGAGGGAGAGATATTTTGTAGGGGAGACAGTGGAAGCTTGCCTTGAGGGTGACAATTGGCGGGAGGCCCATATCTTATCTGTTGACTCTCAAACACAACATCCAGATAA cAAAACAATGTTACCTGCTTCTGCTTATTGTTATGAAGTGGAACAATATGATGAAAATGATTCATCAGCTACAGGACAAATTGGCACAGCACCTTATGAACGAATAAGACGACGTAAAGGCATCTATTCACGGGATAAAAACAGGCTGTTTCTTAAACAATTTGTTGAAATGGGACCTGTTATTACCATAAAG GCATCTGCTATAGAGAAATACAACATCAACAAAGTGCACTTTGACCAAATATTCACAGGAACATCACCAATTTTCCCTCCATCTAAGAAGTTGTTAATGTCTCCGTCAACATCCAAGGTGCAGGCAAAACCTGGATCAGCTTCAAAGCTTAAGTCAATGAAGAGCCCACAAAAAGGCAGACAGGAATCAATGGATAAATTTGTGAAAAAGGCGGACAAAAGTGATG TTAGTAAACCAAAAATAGTAAATCCAGAGGCTAGGAAGAATGCACAAGAACTGGCAATGAAGATGCGTCGAGCTGAGGAACAATTAAGGCAGAGGAAGGAAGATGAAAAGGCAAAGAAAAAGGAGAAGACAGCTCGTGTTATGGCGTATATGAAGGAATGGCAGAAGGTCAAGGATGACTTAGAGTTGGAAGACCATAAG GTATTACCGAAGGGGACACCAGTACTTATAGAAGGCATAGAGCCGAAACACATTGGTGATTTCCTATCTGTGCTTGACTTTGTACATACCTACGCTGATGTGCTCAAGACCAAAGATGTTTTCCACAATGAATTAGACTGGGAGACTTTCCGTAAG GCCCTAACTGTAAAAGATTCAGCGGGATCATTTAGTGACTTAATACAGATGTTTCTGAGTGCTATCTTTTCATTGCAAGAAGATGAAGCAGAAGAATACAATGAGAAAGGAGGCATTCAGGAGTCCACAG tTGAAAAAAATAGTGAAGAAACAGAGATGGGCGTAAATCGAGCAATAGAGCTAGCGACGCGGGCTAGTAAGTGGGCCCAGACTTATCTCGGAACTCCACTCAGCAAGCTGCCATTGGATCCTTCCACCGTTAGCGAGGTTCTGAG GCTTCACCTGCTGTCGTCCGGCAGCGCTGCAGGCAGCCGTTGTGTGGCCTGGCGGTATCACCAGCGCGGTGGATACAGCTCCAATGACGATCCGGGTCTCCATCTCAGGATACAGAGGCCGGCGATACTCAAGCGACTGACGCAGAAACATGTTGCCGATTTGCCGATGG ATGATAAATTCGCAATCCTGCAATGTCTGATGAACCAAGTGTTGAGCTACGCGACCGTCCGTGACATGGTCGAGGATAAATTTGAAGAGTACAAAAATCTTAAGCAGGCTTACAGATTGCTTCAG ATAAACGAACGTAAGCGTGAGCCACAATTGGCGACCGCTCGGATGGAACTGCGTCGCGAAGCAGCAGCCAAGAAGGAACAACAGAAACTAACGGGAGACAAGGCGAAACAAGTAGACGAACAAATGAAGAAAGACATAGACAAGATAACTAAGGAGAGCGAACAGaagaaaattgaatttgaGAAGAAATCCAAAGAGTTGCAAATGCAGCTGTTCGAGTTTACTAATTATCTGG GAATGGACCGAGCATTCCACCGCTACTGGATCTCGCGGCGCCTGGGCGGTCTGTTCGTGGAAGCGGGGAACGAGTACCGTGGCACTTGCAGGCCCAAGCCGGTGCCGTTGCCCGAGCGGACGCCGACGGACTCCGCGGACTTGCTGGCTTACGTCACCGAGTTGTACCACTCGGGGGCCAAGGAGAAAG GCAGTGACAAAGAAAACGAGTCTGGTTCAAATTCTCGCGGCAATTCACCCAAGAAGCCCTTGGCCCACGTGAACGGcgtcaataataaaatgtcaCCGGACAGTATCGAACGGCTGAGAGACCTGATGGTCTGCACGGCTGACGCTAACACTTGCTATGTGCACGGAAAG agCGAGCGTCCCCAATGGTGGGTATACACCAACGAGGCGCAAGTCGATGCACTCATAGCGGCCCTTAACAAACGCGGAATTCGCGAAGCAGATCTCAAACATGTGCTGGAAATGGAGAGGAACTCGCTCATCGAACACTTGGCTAAAAGTCCATTTGCAGTTAATGAAACTTCTAAAGCTcag acTCCGTTGCATCCGCCTGCAACTCGTCGTCGGGCCATCAGATCGTCTCTAGTGGTTCCTGCGGAGTGCtccttggaggaggccttaGAGCTGGCTTTGAGAGACCATATCTTGGAACTGGAAGAAAAAATCCATCATGGATGCTTGGGGGCACTTAAAGTTAAG GACCGTGAAGCATGGCGTGGTACAATAATGTTACGAAGTTACGACAAACAAGCCGAGTTCTTGAACTGGGGACCAAACAAAGCCTTTAGAGACGACACCCATCTACCCGACGGAACTTTACGAATACCCAATG GCACAGAGGAAACAGAAAAAGAAAAACCAAAGAACAAATACAGGGATCCGGTATACTATTTGGAGGCACCCAAATCTAATGGAATCAAGGTGGAACCCGTTGAAGATACAAAGTCTGAAGTCATCAGAGGTCTAGCGAGTGCTTTACTACAAGTCTCCCAGGGAATTcatcacaaatatattaaacgacCGCTTG GTCTAGATGACAAAGAGCGAAAGGACCGCGAAGCCAGAAACAAACCTTGCGACCTCGATGCCTTGGAACGTTGGGAAGTCTCTCTCATGGAGTCCCGAAGTATCGCAGCCCTAACGCTTCACCTGTTCGTGATCGATGCGAGCGTCTGCTGGACGGCGAGCGTGCTGCATGCGAGCTGCAAATTGTGCAGACGACGCACGGATCCTGATAACATGCTGTTATGTGACGGATGCAATAAGGGTCACCATTTGTATTGTCTGAAACCGCAGTTAACT TCTGGGCTTTCATATCAG aaaGTACCCGATGGCGACTGGTTTTGTGAACAGTGTAAGCCGAAAGAGAAAACACCGCGTAAACGCAGGAAACTTTACACGGAAGAGAGTATAGAAGAGCCAGGGGATGAAGATag CGACGATGACCTTTCGCTCGGCGTATGCGCCACTTGCGGTAGTGGGGGTGAGTTGGGGGCGACTTGCGTCGCCTGTTCCAACAGGTACCACATGGAATGCGCTCAGCCGCCCTTAGCCCGAGCTGCCAAGAGATGGACCTGCGCCGAGTGTCTGGCACCTCCTCAATCGCGAG CCCCGGCGTTCCGCCGTCGTTGTGCGGCCGCGGCCATGTCTTCAATACAGCAGTACGCGCGCAACTTGCACAAGCGATCCTACTCAACGG ATTCAGAAGATAGTGAATTCAATACAgctttagtaaaattaaagtCAAAGCGATCACGTGGCAGCAAAGAACCTTCGCCAATGGCCAATGGAAATAATAGACGAAGCAGGAA GTCGAAGGAAGATTTCAATGGCGGTTTAACTAAAAGAGGAAAGAATTCACTTACAAATGGTGTGCATG aaGATGCCAGCTATAGAAAGAGAAGAGGGAAACAAGATGTGAAACTGCACACTGAGGAATTACAACATTTGTTGAGAGATGCATTAAAACACAAGGACAGCTGGCCTTTCTTTGAACCAGTATCTATAGATGAT GTCCCTGACTATCTAGATGTCATAACCACTCCAATGGACCTGAACACAGTAAAACAGAAGCTTGAAGATGGACAGTACACAAAAGATGAAGAGTTTCTCTCAGACGTTGCGCTGGTCTTCAATAACTGTTACACATACAACCAGGAAACACATCCAGTGGCTAA GGCTGGATACCGGTtggagaaatacataataaaacgcTGTCAGGAACTAAATTTACCACCACTACCTGAAAGTAATCCTGATGATGAAGATGATGTACCACTAAAGAGAAGTCTGCCAGAGAGTGATGAAACACCTCAAGCAAAGAAAGCAAGGCGATAG